Proteins from a single region of Pyxidicoccus xibeiensis:
- a CDS encoding ABC transporter substrate-binding protein: protein MKLHRGPGLFLFFTLCLLGAGYALASRLGYLDRLQERFFPAAREAVRLSPGDFPAGVAAPVADVASVPLRPVLIGFTPRGSASALLVATGGAMTLDNPVPPPGAAQGFLKTAYALDARAVLFAREEELRQALAIGGENGGVDMAALSVDRLASWAPSLRDAAPRTLLLVGRSRGQEALAAVGVPDLASLRGKRVGVYPFSSSHYFALWVLARAGLRTTDVSWVDLPSTLDAGRALREGRADAVVGLWGDVELAAKDRGGAVLATTADAPHLVATVLVARGDFAARYPDAVRRVLRGLLDAGQSVLKDPTAGARMLGEVAPYLGDPIEAIRSAPPATLADNRAFFGLSGEAPVTYDELFQSAAALFQKLKQGPRVPPAEDTRDLGALKYVSEARGP, encoded by the coding sequence GTGAAGCTCCATCGCGGTCCAGGGCTCTTCCTCTTCTTCACCCTCTGCCTGCTCGGCGCGGGCTATGCGCTCGCGTCGCGCCTGGGGTACCTGGACCGCTTGCAGGAGCGCTTCTTCCCGGCGGCGCGGGAAGCGGTGCGGCTGTCTCCCGGGGACTTCCCCGCCGGGGTGGCCGCGCCGGTGGCGGACGTGGCCTCGGTGCCGCTGCGGCCGGTGCTCATCGGCTTCACGCCCCGGGGCTCGGCGTCGGCGCTGCTGGTGGCCACCGGCGGCGCGATGACGCTGGACAACCCGGTGCCCCCACCGGGCGCGGCGCAGGGCTTCCTGAAGACGGCCTATGCGCTGGACGCGCGCGCGGTGCTCTTCGCGCGCGAGGAGGAGCTGCGGCAGGCGCTGGCCATTGGCGGGGAGAACGGCGGGGTGGACATGGCCGCCCTCTCCGTGGACCGGCTGGCCTCCTGGGCCCCGTCGCTGCGGGACGCGGCGCCCCGCACCCTGCTGCTGGTGGGCCGCAGCCGCGGGCAGGAGGCGCTGGCGGCGGTGGGCGTGCCGGACCTCGCCTCGCTGAGGGGCAAGCGGGTGGGCGTGTACCCGTTCAGCTCCTCGCACTACTTCGCGCTGTGGGTGCTGGCGCGCGCGGGGCTGCGGACGACGGACGTGAGTTGGGTGGACCTGCCCTCCACGCTGGACGCGGGCCGCGCGCTGCGCGAGGGCCGGGCGGACGCGGTGGTGGGGCTGTGGGGCGACGTGGAGCTGGCGGCGAAGGACAGGGGCGGGGCGGTGCTGGCCACGACGGCGGATGCGCCGCACCTGGTGGCCACGGTGCTGGTGGCGCGCGGGGACTTCGCGGCGCGCTACCCGGACGCGGTGCGCCGGGTGCTGCGCGGACTGTTGGATGCGGGGCAGAGCGTGCTGAAGGACCCCACGGCGGGGGCACGCATGCTGGGCGAGGTGGCGCCGTACCTGGGGGACCCGATTGAGGCCATCCGCAGCGCGCCGCCGGCGACACTTGCGGACAATCGGGCGTTCTTCGGTCTTTCCGGAGAGGCGCCCGTCACTTATGACGAGCTCTTCCAGAGCGCTGCCGCGCTCTTCCAGAAGCTCAAGCAGGGGCCGCGGGTTCCGCCCGCGGAGGACACGAGGGACCTGGGCGCGTTGAAGTATGTGTCGGAGGCGCGAGGCCCGTAA